Genomic window (Wenzhouxiangella marina):
TGTTCCGCTCTGGCCATGACGATGCTCCGTGCGATCCGGCGCGAGAATTTCTCCTCTCCGTACTCGTAAATCACTCGGGCGATTTCGGCTTCCTCGGCCCGCGCCAACCAGTCGGCCGCCGACTCGCCCCGTGCCGGGTTCATGCGCATGTCGAGCGGACCGTCGTCGCGGAAACTGAAACCCCGCTCCGGCGTATCCAGCTGCGGTGAGGACACCCCCACATCCATCAGCAGCGCATCGATCCGGCCGCGCAGACCGAGTTCATCGGCCATGCGCCCCAGCTCGGCAAAATTGCCTTGCCAGATCGTCACCCGCTCATCGCCGGACAGCGTCGAGCGGGCGTGTTCGATGGCCTCCGGGTCCTGGTCGATCACGACCAGGCGCCCTTGCGGCCCGAGCCGGTCCAGCATGGCCCGGCTGTGCCCGCCGCGACCGTAGGTGGCATCCACCACGCGGTCGTCGGGCTCGATCATCAAAGCCTCCAGCGCCGGCCCTAGCAGCACCGGCACATGTTGGGAGTTGCTTGCCATCACCGCCTACAGGACCAGCTGGGCCATCTCGGCGGAGGCCTGCTCCTGGATTTCTTTTTCTTCTTCGATCCGGCGCTGGTTCAGGACGGTCTCGTTCCAGAGTTCGAAACGCTGACCCATGCCCATCATCACCACGCGCTTTTCCAGTCCGGCCACCTGACGAAGCGTCAGCGGCAACAACACCCGTCCGTTGCTGTCGGGCTCCAGCATCGTCGCCGACCCGACGAGTCGGCGCTGAAGGCTTCGATGCGAGGGATTGAAGGTCGACAGGCCCATCACCTGCTCACGCACCCGTTCCCATTCGGGCTCCGGATAGATCCAGAGACAGCCCGCGTCGAAGGCGGAATAGGTCAGCACCAGTTTTCCGTCGCAAGCGGCATCCAGATCCTCGCGATAGCGCGTCGGGATCGCCATGCGACCCTTCGCGTCGAGGTTGATTGCCGTCTCACCGAAAAACACCGATTCCTACTCCGCTCCACTAAAGAACCACTTTTTCCCACAATTTACCACTTGGCGCCACGATAGCCCTCAGGCGCCTCAGTGTCAAGGACCACGGGCGTTTGCGGGAATTGGGGAGTGGGTCACGGAAATGCCCGGGGTGGGCGGAAGGGAGAGGATTCCGGGTTACGGGTTGCGGGCGACTCGATGCCTGGGACATCCGTGCGTCGGGTTGCCCGTGATGCTGGCTACATTGCGCCGTCGGGTTGACGGAGATGTCGGAGGCATGGACCGTCGGGCGCGTGGGCCCGACCTACGGTTCTCCGACATCGTGCCCGGTGCGCCACCGGTGCCGATCAACGGCACCCCGGACCATCGAATGCCCCGCGCCCGACCAACATCGACCATCCGCATCGAAACCCGGCGTAGGTCGGGGCCACGTCCCCGACGGTCCATATCCCAGGCATCTCCGTCAACCCGACGGCGAGATCCGCCAATGGCCATCAAAAACCCGACACACACATCTCGCAGTCGTCAACCGGGTCCCAACGAAACCATCGCAACCGATCGCCAACGGGAACGGGGGCCTCCGCATCCACCTCGTTGCCTGGGACATCCGTGCGTCGGGTTGCCCGTGATGTCTGCAACATTGCGCCGTCGGGTTGACGGAGACGTTTGAAACATGGACCGTCGGGCGCGTGGGCCCGACCTACGGTTCTCCGACATCGTGCCCGGTGCGCCACCGGTGCCGATCAACGGCACCCCGGACCATCGAATGCCCCGCGCCCGACCAACATCGACCATCCGCATCGAAACCCGGCGTAGGTCGGGGCCACGTCCCCGACGGTCCATATCCCAGGCATCTCCGTCAACCCGACGGCGAGATCCGCCAACGGCCACCAAAAAACCCGACACACACATCTCGCAGCCGTCGACCGGGTCCGAACGAAGCCATCGCGGCCGATCGCCAAAGGAACGGGGGGCCTCCGCATCCACCTCGATGCCTGGGACACCCGTGCGTCGGGTTGCCCGCGATGTCTGCAACATTGCGCCGTCGGGTTGACGGAGATGTTTGAAACATGGACCGTCGGGCGCACGCGCGGCCAGTCTCCGGCGCGGCGCTTCTGGCCTGCGGCCAACCGCACCACGCCTCCAACCTGCGCTGGCCCGACCTACGGTTTGCCGACATCGTGCCCGGTGCGCCATCGGCGTCGATCCACGGCACCCCGGACCATCCGAGGCGCCGCGCCCGACCGACATCGAGCCCGCGAATCGCGGCCCGACGGCCGATCAAACGATCCGATAGCAGGGCTCGTAGACTTCGCCGCCGGGGAGCTTCATGCGGTGCTGGGCCACGAAGCGGGTGAGCAGCTGGTCCAGGGCCTCCATGATCTCCGGCTCGCCCTGGATCTGGAACGGGCCGTGCTCGCGGATGGCGCGCACGCCGTTCGGCTTGACGTTGCCGGCGACGATACCGGAGAAGGCCCGGCGCAGATTGGCCGCCAACTCGTGGCGCGGCAGATCACGGGAGATCCGCAGCTCGGACATGGCCTGGTGGGTCGGCTCGAAGGGGCGCTGGAAATCGGGGTCGATCTTCAGCAGCCAGTTGAAGTAGAAGGCGTCATTGACCTGGACGCGGAAGTCCCGCACCCGCTCGATCCCGGCGGTCATCTCGCGCGCCACCGCCACCGGGTCATCGATGATGATCGAATAGAGCTCGCGCGCTTCCTCGCCGAGCGTCAGGCCGATGAAGCGGTCGATTTCCTCGAAGTAGTCGCCTGCCGAGGCCGGGCCGGTGAAGATCAGCGGCAGCGGCATCTCGCGGTTGGCCGGATTGAGCATGACGCCGAGGATGAACAGGATCTCCTCGGCCGTCCCTACCCCGCCCGGGAAGACGACGATGCCGTGACCGATGCGGACGAAGGCCTCCAGACGCTTTTCGATGTCCGGCAGGATGATCAGCTCGTTGACGATCGGGTTGGGGGACTCGGCGGCGATGATGCCCGGCTCGGACACGCCGACATAGTGCCCCGGCAGCGTGCGTTGCTTGGCATGCGCGATGGTCGCGCCCTTCATCGGCCCCTTCATCGCTCCCGGGCCACAGCCCGTGCAGATGTCACGACCCCGCAGGCCGAGCTGGTAGCCGACTTCCTTGGTGTAATCGTATTCTTCACCGCTGATCGAGTGACCGCCCCAGCAGACCACCAGGTTCGGCTCGCGCTGGGCGTCGACGACGCGCGCATTGCGCACGATCTCGAAGACGGCATTGGTCACGCCTTCGCTGTCGCTGAGATCGAAGTAGGGATTGGGGTGGATCTCGGTCTCGAAATAGACGATGTCCCGCACCACGGCCGACAGCAGCTCGCGAATCCCGTGGATCATCTTGCCGTCGACGAAAGCACAGGCCGGCGCGTTCTGCAGATCGATCCGCATGCCGCGATTGACCTGATGCACCTGGATCTGGAAATCGTGGTACTTGGCCAGCATGGCCTCGGCATCGTCACCCTGCTCGCCCGAATTCAGCACCGCGAGCGCACAGCGACGCAGCACTTCCCCCATTTCTTCCGAGGCGTTGGACAGGCGCGCGACTTCCTCGCGCGAGAGCATGTTGAGGGCACCAGCGGGATAGACCGAGGTCGTCACCCGATCGGACTGGCAACTCGGCGTGGTCTGCATTTCGGCTTGAGAATCCATGTCTTTACTTGTCATTGTTGTTCGAGGTAAGCGATCAAGAGTAAAACAAATCCGGGCTGAAGGCACAGTCAATTTCTGCTGTTCGATCGGATGGCGTGGGCACCCCGCATGACCGGATGCCCGGGGTCGAAGGGTGCCATCGCGGCCGCCCGCACCCGTTGGCCAAGGGAAACCGGCGGCCTCCAGATCACCTCGATTACTGCAACGTCTGCGCGTCGGGTTGCCCGCCATGTCCGGGGCATTGCGCCGTCGGGTTGACGGAGATATTGGATGCATGAACCGTCGGGAGCGTAGCCCGGAGGCAAGGAGCGGTTTGCCGCAGGCAAGAAGCGCCTTGGTGCAGGGCGGCCACGCGTGTGAGCCCGACCTACGGTTCCTTCACCATCGGGAGCCTCGCGCCGTCGCATGCCCATGGATTTCGGCAATATCCGTGCGTCGGGTTCTCCGGGGTGCCTGGAACATTGCGTCGTCGGGTTGAAGGAGACCTCGGATGCATGGACTACGGTTTCTCCGGCACCGTGCCCAGTGCGCCACTGTGGTCGATCAACGGCATCCCGGATCATCGG
Coding sequences:
- the rsmH gene encoding 16S rRNA (cytosine(1402)-N(4))-methyltransferase RsmH; this translates as MASNSQHVPVLLGPALEALMIEPDDRVVDATYGRGGHSRAMLDRLGPQGRLVVIDQDPEAIEHARSTLSGDERVTIWQGNFAELGRMADELGLRGRIDALLMDVGVSSPQLDTPERGFSFRDDGPLDMRMNPARGESAADWLARAEEAEIARVIYEYGEEKFSRRIARSIVMARAEQPIERTAQLAAIVARAAGPSPADRHPATRTFQAIRIHVNDELGALDSALEQAVDVLAPGGRLAVISFHSLEDRRVKQAFKRLCSAPPASRRLPVAPDFKPRARTIGKLIRPAEAELLANPRARSSRLRVLEKLAEGPA
- the mraZ gene encoding division/cell wall cluster transcriptional repressor MraZ gives rise to the protein MFFGETAINLDAKGRMAIPTRYREDLDAACDGKLVLTYSAFDAGCLWIYPEPEWERVREQVMGLSTFNPSHRSLQRRLVGSATMLEPDSNGRVLLPLTLRQVAGLEKRVVMMGMGQRFELWNETVLNQRRIEEEKEIQEQASAEMAQLVL
- the ppnN gene encoding nucleotide 5'-monophosphate nucleosidase PpnN, which gives rise to MDSQAEMQTTPSCQSDRVTTSVYPAGALNMLSREEVARLSNASEEMGEVLRRCALAVLNSGEQGDDAEAMLAKYHDFQIQVHQVNRGMRIDLQNAPACAFVDGKMIHGIRELLSAVVRDIVYFETEIHPNPYFDLSDSEGVTNAVFEIVRNARVVDAQREPNLVVCWGGHSISGEEYDYTKEVGYQLGLRGRDICTGCGPGAMKGPMKGATIAHAKQRTLPGHYVGVSEPGIIAAESPNPIVNELIILPDIEKRLEAFVRIGHGIVVFPGGVGTAEEILFILGVMLNPANREMPLPLIFTGPASAGDYFEEIDRFIGLTLGEEARELYSIIIDDPVAVAREMTAGIERVRDFRVQVNDAFYFNWLLKIDPDFQRPFEPTHQAMSELRISRDLPRHELAANLRRAFSGIVAGNVKPNGVRAIREHGPFQIQGEPEIMEALDQLLTRFVAQHRMKLPGGEVYEPCYRIV